The following nucleotide sequence is from Streptomyces sp. HUAS CB01.
AACAGCAGCAGCACCCGGAGACAGGCCACACGCGCCAAGCTCTACGAGGCGGCGGTGACCCTCATCGCCGAACAGGGCTTCTCCGCCACCACGGTGGACGAGATCGCCGAGCGGGCCGGCGTCGCCAAGGGCACGGTCTACTACAACTTCAAGAGCAAGACCGAACTCTTCGAGGAGCTGCTGCGGTTCGGGGTCGGCCTGCTGACCGCCTCGCTGCAGGAGGCCGCCGACGAGGCGGAGCGGCGGGGCGGCACCAAGATCGAGGCGCTGGACGGGATGATCCGGGCCGGTCTGGTCTTCATCGACCGCTACCCGGCCTTCACCCAGCTGTACGTCGCGGAGCTGTGGCGCACCAACCGGGCCTGGCAGTCCACGCTGATGGTGGTCCGACAGCAGGCCGTCGCCGTCGTCGAGACGGTGCTCCGGGAGGGCGTCGAGCGGGGCGAGCTGAGCGAGGAGATCGACATTCCGCTGACCGCCGCCGCGCTGGTCGGAATGGTGCTGGTGGCGGCGCTCGACTGGCAGGCGTTCCAGCGGGAGCGGTCGCTCGACGATGTGCACGCGGCCCTGTCCCGGCTGCTGCACGGGCGCGTCGGCGGCTGCTGACGCCCGCCGGGCCCGGTGCCCGCGGGGGCCGGTGAACGCGGGGGCCGGTGAACGCACCGTCCGCCCGCCGGGGGAGCCGTCCGCGCGGACGACGCGTGCCGGTGCGGTGAAGCTCGATCCCCCCGAGCTTCGCCGCACCGGCGTTTCCCCCGTCGTTCCCCCGCTCCCCCGTTGCCCTGTACCGCTGTTCCCCCGGGTCCGGGCAACCCCCGTTCGGCAGGTGCGCCGCGCCGTTCCGCCGCCCCGTGTCGGCGGTGCCGGCGCCGCGCCCCCTCCGTGGCCTCCACTCTTCCGTCCGCGCAGGCCGGCCCCCATCCGCGCGCCTACTCATCTCCCGCACTAGGTACGGATACTCAGAGGCCCGTGCTCATCCCCACCCGCTCCGAGTGCGGGCTGGTTACGATCGCGTCCGTGTCCGTACTCCCCCTGGTGTTCACGAGCGGCTGGGCCAGCGGCATCAACGCGTACGCGGTGGTCCTGCTGCTCGGTCTGTTCGGCGCCGCCGGGCTCACCGACGAGGTGCCCGAGTCGCTGCAGCGCACCGACGTCCTGGTCGCGGCCGGGGTGCTGTTCCTGTGCGAGGCGGTGGCGGACAAGATCCCGTACGTCGACTCCGCCTGGGACTCCGTCCACACGGTGATCCGGCCGGTGGCAGGGGCGGTGGTGGCCGCGCTGCTGGCCGGGGAGAGCGGGTCCCTGCCGGAGCTCGCGGCGGGCGCGGTGGGCGGTACCACGGCGCTGATGAGCCATCTGGTGAAAGCCGGCACCAGGATGGCGGTCAACACCTCCCCGGAGCCGTTCAGCAACATCGCCGTGAGCACGGCGGAGGACCTCGGGGTAGCCGGGATCGTCACGTTCGCGATCTTCCACCCCGTGCCGGCGGCGATCATCGCGGCGACACTGCTCGTGCTGGGGCTGGTGATACTGGCCTTCCTCGCCTCGCGGATCCGCCGCTTCCTGCGCCGCCGCGCCCAGCGCCGGGAGGAGAAGCGCGTCGCCGCGGGGCTGCAGGGCCCACCGCCCCGATGACTGTCGGAGTCGGCCGATACAGTCCCTGACATGGCACGGATTGTGGTGATCGGCGCCGGGATGGGCGCCATGGCGGCCGCTGCCCGGCTGGCCGTGGCGGGCCACCGGGTGACGGTGTACGAGCGGGCGGACACGTACGGCGGCGCGGTGCGCCGGTTCGAGCGTGACGGCTTCGCCTTCGACACCGGGCCCGGCCTGCTCCATCTGCCCGCCGTCTGGCGGGACTTCTTCGTGAAGACCGGCAAGGAGCCGCTGGAGAAGTGCGTGGAGCTGGTCCAGGTGGATCCGGCGAGCCGTCATGTCTTCCCCGACGGCACGGCCGTGACGCTGCCGAACGCCTCGCGGGCGGGGATCGTCTCGGCGCTGGACGGAGCGCTGGGTGCCGGGGCCGGCGAGCGCTGGGGCGAGTTCCTGGTGCGTGCGCGGGACGCCTGGGACCGTTCACGGCGGCCGCTGCTGGAGGAGCCGCTGCCCGCGGACACCTCCTCCCTCGCGCGGGACCCGTATCCGGCGCTCAAGGGCGGGCTGTTGCGCCGCCCGGCGCGCACCCTCGCCGAGGTGGGCCGGCGTGAGCTGCGCGATCCGCGGCTGGCGGCACTGCTGGAGAGCCACGCCCTGGCGTACGGCTTCGATCCCGCCACCGCTCCCGCGTCCGCCGCCGTCCTGCCGTACATGGAGCAGACCTTCGGCAGCTGGTACGTGCGGGGCGGGATACGGGCCCTCGCGGAGGCCGTGCACGAGCGGTGCCTCGCGCGGAAGGTGGAGTTCGTCCTCGGCGCCGAGGTGACGGACGTACGGATCGAGGACGGCCGGGCGGTCGGCGTGGAACTGGCGGACGGCCGCACGGCCGAGGCCGATCTTGTGGTCGCGGGCGCTCCCGTGCCCGCGCTGTACCGGGACCACGTCCTGCCGTGGGGTTCCCAGGACGAGTGGCCGCACCACCAGTCCGTGGTGCGGACGGGGCGGGTCACGCTCTGCCTGGCGCTGAGCGGCACCCGGGAGGCGGGCGCGGCGCACCGCACGGTGGTGCACTCGCCCGACCGGTCCGGGGAGTCGGCGGCGCTGGCCGCCGGGCGGTTGTGCGACCGGCCGACGGTCGTGGTGCTGCGGCCGGACGACGAGCGCCTGCGGCCCGGCGGCCACGAGGCCGTCACGGTGACCGCGACCGTCACCGCCGCCGTCGGCGGCCCGTCGTCGGACCGTCCGCCGGGCGGGGACGACGCGGGCGTGGAGGCGTTCGCGGACCGGATGGCGGCCGCCGCGGAGGCGGCGGTTCCGGGTCTGCGCGAGCGGCTCCTGTGGCGCGAGGTGCGCACACCCGCCGACACCTTCCGGGAGACGGGCACCCCTCAGGTGCCCGGACCGGCCCTGGCCGGGGCGGGCGGCGCGCTGCTGCCGGCGGCGAACGTCTCACCGGTGCCCGGGGTGTACTTCGCGGGCGGCTGGTCGCATCCCGGCGGCGGGCTCGCGCACAGCGGCATGTCGGGTGCGCTGGTGGCCGGCCTCATCGTGGAGGGCGCGGACTTCCGCGGCTCGCAGTGACCTGACCCGAGGGGCGGTCCGGCCCCGGGCGCGGCAGCCACTCCCGAGGCGTCCGAACGCCGAAAGGCACGGAAGTGCGGCGCCCTCACTGTCCGGGCGCGGCGGGGCGGGGAACGTACGGCGCCTTCTTCCGCGGGCCGCTGGGGCACGCGGCCGCTTTCCGCGCCGGACGTGCGGCACCCCGTCCTGGCCTGCGGGCTCGTGCATCACGGCGCCCTCCGCGGCCCGACCTCGGCCGTGCGGTCCCGTTCCGCAGCCTCGGCCCCTCGGGCACGCCTTCCGCGCCCGCGCGTTCGGACGGCCGGGGTGCGCGAACCCGCCCCGCCGTCCCGCGCTGCAAGCGCTCGGTCGCGCGGGTGTGCCGCCGGGGAGCGGGCGCCTCAGTAGCGGTAGGGCCGGCCGTTGGGGTCGTTCTGGTAGCCCTGCTCGTAGCCGTACGGGGCGGGCTGGTCCGGCGGCGGCGGGACCTGGTCGCCGTCGCGCTGCAGCGGCACCCACACGCCGCCCGGCGGCGTCTCGTGGTAGCCCTGCGCCGCGTAGGGGTCGGTGTACTGCTGCTGGCCGCCGTAGCTCTCGTACGCGCCGTAGCCCTGAGCGGCGCTGTCGGCGTACGGGTCGGAGTAGGCGGCGTACTGCTGCTGCCCGGTGCCGTAGTCGTACGACCCGGCGTAGGCGTCATGGGTGCCGGCCGGCTGCTGGTAGCCGTGGCCCTGGGAGTAGGTGTCGGCGTATCCGGTGGAGTAGCCGCCGTAGGCGGCGTCCTCGCCGCCCTGGGGGTGGTTCGCCGCGTAGGCCCCGTCCGTGTAGATGCCGTACTGCCCGGTGTCGTCCGGGAGCGGCTGCGGCTCGTAGACGGTGGTGCTCGCGGCGGCCGCGGGATCGTCCGTGTCGGGGCCGGACGGACCGGGGCGGCCCGCGTCGTCGTGGGCGTCCTCGTAGGCGTCCGCGTAGTCGATGCCCGTGACCTCGAGCACGGGATCGCGGTCGACGGGGGCGGCGCCGGACCTGCGGCGGCGGCTGGAACCAGGGCTGCCGCCCAGCGCCCAGCCGGTGGAGAAGCCGCGCCGGAAGGAGAGCGTGACGTACGTCTGGCCGACCGCGAAGGCGGCCGCACCAATGCCGATCACGATGATGTTCGGCATCAGCACACCGACGACCACGCCGAGGAAGCCGACGAACGCGACCAGCCGCCAGCGCAGCCGCGCCTTGTACTGCAACAGCACCTCGCCGAGCAGCCACAGCGCGACAATGCCGAACGCGATGTAGAGCACCGTCCAGCCCATGCCCGCCCCTCTCCTGCGGCCTCCCGCCCGGGGTGCGGCGGGGTGCGGCCGTTCACGACTGCTGGTGCAGTCCGAGATTCTCGTAGATTTCGAGCGTCGCGGTGGAGTTGTTCAGCGTGATGAAGTGAAGCCCGGGGACGCCCTCGGAGAGCAGCCGCGCGCAGAACTCCGTCGCGAACTCGATACCGATGGAGCGTACAGCGGCGGGGTCGTCCGCGACGGCGCGGATCCTCTGTTCGAGCTCGGCCGGGAACGACGCGTTGCTGAGCTGGGCGAACCGCTCGATCTGCTTGACGCTGGTGACGGGCATGATCTCGGGGATGATCGGGGTCTCGCAGCCCGCAGCCGCGACGCTGTCCCGCAGCCGCAGATAGTCCTCGACGCGGAAGAACATCTGTGTGATCGCATAGTCCGCACCGGCGCGGCACTTGTCCACGAAGTGCTCGATGTCCGTTTCCCAGTCGCTGGAGCGGGGGTGCATCTCCGGGAAAGCCGCGACGCCGACACAGAAGTCGCCCGACTCCTTGATGAGCCGGACGAGCTCCGCCGCGTACCGCACACCCTCCGGATGCTCCACCCACTCGCCCATCGGGTCGCCGGGCGGGTCGCCCCGGACGGCCAGGATGTTCCTGATCCCGGCGTCCGCGTACTGGCCGATCATGTTGCGCAGTTCCGCGATGGAGTGGTTGACCGCGGTGAGGTGCGCGACCGGGGTGAGCGTGGTGTCGGCGGCGATCTGCTGGGTGGCCTTGACCGTGCCCGCGCGGGTGGATCCCCCGGCCCCGTACGTCACCGAGACGAAGTTCGGCTGCACCGCCTCGACGCGGCGGAGCGCGTTCCAGAGGTTCCGCTCGCCCTTCTCGGTCTTGGGCGCCCAGAACTCGAAGGAGTACGAGGTCTTGTCGCCGGCGAGCAGCTCGCGCACCGTGCGTGCGCGATCCGTCCGGGTGGAAGCTGTGCCGAGGGCCATAGTCGCAGGTTATCCACGGGGCAGCGGTCTCCCAACCGCATTCCACCCATCGGACATGGATCGCTCATGAATCGGCCTACTGCGCGTAGGCCCGTATCCGCTTGGCGAGACGGGCGGACGCCTCGGCCGGATCGTCGGCCTCCGTGATCGCACGGACGACGACGACACGGCGGGCACCCGCCGCCAGGACCTCGTCGAGGTTGCCGGCGTCGATCCCGCCGATCGCGAACCAGGGGCGGTCCTGGCCGAGCGAGGCCGTGTAACGGACCAGGTCGAGGCCCGGTGCGGGGCGGCCCGGCTTGGTCGGGGTGGGCCAGCAGGGGCCGGTGCAGAAGTAGTCGACGCCGGGCTCGGCGGCCGCCGCGTCGACCTCCTCGCGGGCGTGGGTGGAGCGCCCGACCAGCACCCCGGAGCCGAGGATCGCCCGCGCGGCCGGCACGGGCAGGTCGCCCTGGCCGAGGTGCAGCACGTCGGAGCCGACGGCGTGCGCGACGTCGGCCCGGTCGTTGACCGCGAGCAGCTTCCCGTGGCGGCGGCAGGCGTCGGCGAACACGGCGAGGTGCTCCAGCTCCTCGCCGGCCTCCATGCCCTTGTCACGCAGCTGCACGATGTCCACCCCCGAGGAGAGGACGGCGTCCAGGAACTCCGGGAGGTCGCCCTGGCGCTTGCGGGCGTCCGTGCAGAGGTAGAGCCGGGCGTCGGACAGCGCCGCGCGGGATGCGGACATGGGTGGTACCCCCCGGGGTGGGTCGGCGGTGCGCGCACCGGGTGCCGGACCGTCCGGCCCGGTGCGCGCACCGCATCGAGATGGGTGTGTCAGGACGCCGGCGACGTACTCGGGACGTCGTCAGACGGCGAGCGCCTGGGCCCGGCGCTTCACCTCCGTGCCGCGATTCTCGCTGAGCGCCTCCGCGGGGGTCCCCGGCAGGGTGGGGTCCGGTGTGAAGAGCCACTCCAGCATCTCTTCGTCGGTGAAGCCGTCGTCCCTCAGGAGCGTCAGGGTGCCGGAGAGGCCCTTGACCACCTTGCCGCCCTTGATGAAGGCGGCAGGCACCTGGAGCGTCCGGTTCTCACCGCGGCGCACGGCGATCAGCTGACCCTCCTTGACCAGCTGCCGTACGCGCGTCACCTCGACGTCGAGCTTTTCCGCGACGTCGGGCAGGTGGAGCCAGGCGGGGACGAGAGCATCGATCTTTGCGTCAATCTCGGTCACGGGACCAAGCGTGCCATCCCGGACTGACAGTCGGTAGCGGGGCCCGGTCGAGCTGCGGCCTTCAGAGGGACAAGCGACACCCCACCGCCGTCTCCGGCCCTCCTCCGAACCCCGGGCACGCCGCTCCGGACGACCGCCGCCGGGCCGTTCCCCCCGCCCGGGCAGGGCGGGGTGGCCCCGCGGCGGCTCCGGGCACGCCCGACGGCTCAGAGCACCGCGTTCTTCAGGGGGACGGCCGGGTCGGCGGCGCGTTCGGCGTCGATCCTGGCGCCGACCTCGATGAGCCTGCGCCCCTGGGCCAGGTCCCGGGGCCTGCCGACCGCCAGCAGGGCGACCAGGGCCCCGTCCCGCAGCCACAGCACCGACCAGGAGGCGTCGTCCGGGCCACCCCGGCGCACGAGCGCGTCGGCCGCGCCGTGGTGGCCTGCGTACTGCACGAACCGCCCGAACTGCTCCGACCAGAAGTACGGCACCGGGTCGTAGATCTCGCCCGGCTCGCTCCCCTGGCCCGTGTCCGCGCCGACGACGTTGGCCGCGACCGTACGGGGCCCCTGGAGCGCGTTGTCCCAGTGGTGGACGAGCAGGCGCCGCCCGTAGCGGCCCGAGGGGAAGGAGGCGCAGTCCCCGACCGCGTACACGTCGGGGAGCGAGGTCCGCAGCCGCTCGTCCGCGGTGACCGAGCCGTCGGGGCCCAGGTCGATGCCCGAGCCGGCGAGCCAGCGGGTGGCGGGCCGGGCGCCGATGCCGACGACGACGGCGTCCGCGGGGAGCCGCCGGCCTCCTTCGAGGACCACGGCGCCCGGTTCGACGGCGGCGACGCGGGCGCCGGTGACGAGCTCCGCGCCGGCCTGGGCGTACCACTCCGCCATCGGGGCGGCGACCTCGGCCGGCAGGGCCCCCGGCAGCGGGCGGTCGGCGGCCTCGACGACGGTGACCTCGCAGTCCGCCTCGCGGGCGGCGGTGGCGAACTCGGCGCCGATCCAGCCCGCGCCGACGACCACGATGTGGTGGCGGCGCTCCAGCACCGGGCGCAGCCGCTCCGCGTCGTCGAGGGTGCGCAGCAGATGCACCCCGGGGACGCCCTCGGTGCCGGGGAGGGTGACCGGCTCCGCTCCCGTGGCGATGACGAGCACGTCGTACGGGACGGGCCCGGCCGGTGTGTCGAGCTCGTGGTCCCCGGGGCGCAGGCCCGTGACCTCGAGGCCGAGCCGGAGGTCGACGTCGAGCGCGTCGAAGTCGACGTCGAAGGCGGAGTCCTCCGCCTTCCCGAGCAGGACGGCCTTGGACAGCGGGGGCCGGTCGTAGGGCTGGTGCGGCTCGGCTCCGACGAGGCCGATGCCGCCGGTGAAGCCCTGTTCGCGCAGGGCCACGGCGGTCTGCACGCCCGCCATCCCCGCCCCGACGATGACGACACGGCGGCTCGGCGCCGTCTGCTCGCTCTCACTCACCGGGCCACCCTAACCACCTGACGACACGTCAGGAAGGGACCTGCTCCACGACGCTCGTGCCGGACCCCTGCCGCGACTCCCACTCCCAGGTCTCGTCCAGCCGCACCCGTCCGTCGGGAAGCTCGACCACGGTGGAGACGCAGTGCCCGGAGGCCGTCGTCCCGTCCTGCTTCAACTGGACGTAGCGGAAGTCCAGCCGGTCCCCCTCACGGGTGCCGACGAGATGGCCGCGGACCACGTCGCCGCCGGCGTACTCGGCCCAGATCCGGCCCCCGTCCTCGTGGTACGTGAACCGGGTGCGGGTGCCGACCTGGCCGGGCGCCTGGTCGGCGACCGGGGCGAGGACGAGTCCGTCGAGCGAGCGGGCCACGGCAACGGCTCCCTTACTGGCGGTTGGCGACGAGGGTTAGGCTGGCCACCGTACTGCTACTCGCGGGAGCCCGGAGCACCGGGCTGAGAGGGAGGCTGAGGCGGCCTCCGACCGTACGAACCTGATCCGGGTCATGCCGGCGAAGGGAGGGTCCGGACGCCCATGCATCCAGGACATTCACCACGACGTTCCCCAGGACACTCACCGGGACGGTCCGCGGACGTCCTCGTCGTCGGGGGCGGCGTCATCGGCCTCGTCACCGCCTGGCGGGCGGCTCAGCGCGGACTGCGGACCGCGCTCGCCGATCCCGCCCCGGGCGGCGGGGCGGCGCAGGTCGCGGCCGGCATGCTGGCGGCCGTCACGGAACTCCACTACGGCGAGGAGACGCTGCTCGGGCTGAACCTCGCCTCCGCCGACCGCTATCCGCGGTTCGTGGCGGAGCTCGAGGAGGCGACCGGGCAGGAGACCGGGTACCGCGCCTGCGGGACGCTCGCCGTGGCGCTCGACGCGGACGACCGTGCGCATCTGCGCGAACTGCACGCGCTGCAGCGGCGCTTCGGGCTGGCGTCCGAGTGGCTCACCGGCCGGGAGTGCCGGCGGCTGGAGCCCATGCTGGCACCGGGCGTGCGCGGCGGGCTCCGGGTGGACGGCGACCACCAGATCGATCCCCGGCGGCTGGCCGGGGCCCTGGTCGTGGCGTGTGAACGGGCCGGGGTGGTGTTCCACCGGCGGTGGGTGGAGCGGCTGTCGGTGGTACGGGACCGGGCTGCCGGAGCCGTGCTGGCCGGCGGCGAGGCGATCCCGGCCGGCCAGGTCGTGCTCGCCGCGGGCAGTCTCAGCGGCCGGCTGGAGGGCGTGCCCGCGGAGGCGCTGCCCCCGGTGCGCCCGGTCAAGGGGCAGGTGCTGCGGCTGACGGTGCCGCCCGCCTACGCGCCGTTCCTGTCGCGGACGGTCCGGGCCGTGGTGCGCGGCAGCCACGTCTATCTCGTGCCGCGCCAGAGCGGCGAGCTGGTCGTCGGCGCGACCAGCGAGGAACTCGGCTGGGACACCACGGTCACGGCGGGCGGGGTGTACCAGCTGCTGCGCGACGCACACGAACTGATGCCCGGCATCACCGAACTCCCACTGACCGAGACCCGGGCGGGGCTGCGCCCCGGTTCCCCGGACAACGCCCCGCTGCTGGGCCCCGCGGAGCTGCCCGGTCTGCTGCTGGCCACCGGCCACTACCGCAACGGCGTCCTGCTCACCCCGGTGACCGGTGACGTCATGGCGCACGTCCTGGCCACCGGTGAACTGCCGGACGAGGCCCGCGCCTTCACCCCACGTCGCTTCTCCCCCGCCCAGCAGGAGGTGTCCGCATGACCGCGTCCACGCACACCGTGTCCGTCAACGGGCAGCCGCGCGCCGTCGCGGCCGGCACCACGCTCGACGCACTGGTGGCCACGCTCACCGCCGCGCCCTCCGGGGTCGCGGCCGCCCTCAACGAGACCGTCGTGCCCCGTGGCGAGTGGCCGGGGACGCTGCTCGGCGAGGGCGACCGCGTCGAGGTGCTCACCGCGGTGCAGGGAGGCTGAGCGGCGTGGCGGACGATCGTCTCGTACTGGCCGGGACCGAGTTCTCGTCCCGGCTGATCATGGGGACGGGCGGGGCGCCCAGCCTCGACGTCCTGGAACGCGCGCTGGTGGCCAGCGGTACGGAACTGACCACGGTCGCGATGCGGCGCCTCGATCCGACCGTGCAGGGCTCGGTGCTCTCCGTGCTGGACCGCCTGGGCATCCGGGTCCTGCCGAACACGGCGGGGTGCTTCACCGCCGGTGAGGCCGTGCTCACCGCGCGGCTGGCCCGGGAGGCGCTCGGGACCTGCTGGATCAAGCTGGAGGTGGTGGCGGACGAGCGGACGCTGCTGCCGGATCCGGTCGAGCTGCTGGACGCGGCGGAGGTGCTGGTGGACGACGGCTTCATCGTGCTGCCGTACACCAACGACGACCCGGTCCTGGCGCGGCGGCTGGAGGACGTGGGCTGTGCCGCGATCATGCCGCTCGGCTCCCCGATCGGCTCGGGCCTCGGCATCCGCAACCCGCACAACTTCCAGCTGATCACCGAGCGGGCCGGGGTCCCGGTGATCCTCGACGCGGGCGCCGGCACGGCCTCGGACGCGGCGCTGGCGATGGAGCTGGGGTGCTCCGCGGTGATGCTGGCCTCCGCGGTCACCCGTGCGCAGGAACCGGTCGTGATGGCCGAGGCCATGCGGCACGCGGTCGAGGCGGGGCGGCTGGCCCACCGGGCGGGCCGCATCCCGCGCCGTCACTTCGCCGAGGCGTCGTCCCCCGTCGAGGGGCGGGCGGCACTGGACCCGGAGCGCCCCGCCTTCGGGTGACGGCACCCGGCCTCCCAGGACGGTCCCGGTCCCGATGACGCACGTCACAGGTCCGCTGCAGCCCCGGCCGGGGGGCCGGGGCCGGGTGTCCGGGCTCGTAGACTCGCCTGCGTGGATACGACCCTTCAGGACCCCCTCGTCGGGCAGGTGCTCGACGGCCGCTACCGCGTCGACGCGCGTATCGCCGTCGGCGGGATGGCCACGGTCTACCGGGCCGTGGACACCCGGCTCGACCGGGTGCTCGCCCTCAAGGTGATGCACCCGGCGCTCGCGGCGGACGCCTCCTTCGTCGAGCGCTTCATCCGCGAGGCGAAGTCCGTGGCCCGGCTCTCCCACCCGAACGTGGTGGGCGTGTACGACCAGGGAGCCGAGGGCGCTTACGTCTATCTGGCGATGGAGTACGTGGCCGGATGCACGCTCCGCGACGTGCTGCGGGAGCGGGGCGCGCTCCGGCCGCGGGCGGCTCTGGACATCCTGGAGCCCGTGCTGGCGGCGCTCGGCGCCGCGCACCGGGCCGGCTTCGTCCACCGGGACATGAAGCCCGAGAACGTACTGATCGGGGACGACGGACGGGTCAAGGTCGCCGACTTCGGGCTGGTCCGGGCCGTGGGCTCGGTGACGAGCACCACGGGATCGCTGCTCGGGACCGTCTCCTACCTGGCGCCGGAGCAGATCGAGTCCGGCACGGCCGACACCCGCGCCGACGTCTACGCCTGCGGTGTCGTGCTCTACGAGATGCTCACCGGCGGCAAGCCGCACTCCGGCGACACCCCGGCCCAGGTGCTGTACCGGCACCTCAACGAGGACGTGCCGCCACCGTCCGCCGCCGTGCCCGGGCTCGCCCCGGAGCTGGACGGCCTGGTGGCGGCCGCCACGGCCCGCGACCCCGAGTCGCGCCCCGACGACGCCGTCGCCCTGCTCGGTCGGACCCGCGAGGCCCGCGCGGGACTCGGTGACGACCAGCTCGACGCCGTACCGCCGCAGGCCCGGACGCCGGGCGCGGAGTCGTCCGCCGGTCCCGAGGACCGTACGAGCGTGATCGCGCGGCCGCTGCCCACGGCGGGCGGGGCCGTCGACCGGACGAGCCGGCTGGAGATGCCGCCGACCGGTCCCCCGCCGTCCCGTCCGGGGGGCCGCCGGCTGCCGGCACCGCGCCGCGGGGTCCTCGCCGCCGTCGTCGCCGTGCTGCTGGTCCTCGGCGGAGGTGCCGGCGTCTGGTACATCAACTCCGGGCAGTTCATCCGGGTGCCGACCGTCCTCGGCCAGACCGAGGCCGCGGCGAAGCAGCGGCTCTCCGCCGCCGGCCTGGACGTCGAGGCCGTGCGGAAGGGCTTCAGCGACGCCTACGACCGGGGCACCGTCATGGACGTGAACCCCGACCCCGGGCAGCGCATCCGCCACAACGGCTCGGTCACGCTCGTCATCTCGCGCGGGCCCGAGATCGTCAAGGTTCCGGAGCTCGAGGGACTGAAGCTCGCCGACGCCAGGAACACCCTGCGCAAGGCCGGGCTGGCCCCGGGCGTGATCACCAGGGAGTTCAGTGACGATGCCGCGCAGGGCACGGTGATCGGCTCCGACCCGGCCGCCGGCACCGAGCGCCGCCCGGACTCCGCGATCGCTCTCGTCGTCAGCAAGGGCTCCCCGGTCGACGTCCCGGACGTCACCGGCGA
It contains:
- the pknB gene encoding Stk1 family PASTA domain-containing Ser/Thr kinase, which codes for MDTTLQDPLVGQVLDGRYRVDARIAVGGMATVYRAVDTRLDRVLALKVMHPALAADASFVERFIREAKSVARLSHPNVVGVYDQGAEGAYVYLAMEYVAGCTLRDVLRERGALRPRAALDILEPVLAALGAAHRAGFVHRDMKPENVLIGDDGRVKVADFGLVRAVGSVTSTTGSLLGTVSYLAPEQIESGTADTRADVYACGVVLYEMLTGGKPHSGDTPAQVLYRHLNEDVPPPSAAVPGLAPELDGLVAAATARDPESRPDDAVALLGRTREARAGLGDDQLDAVPPQARTPGAESSAGPEDRTSVIARPLPTAGGAVDRTSRLEMPPTGPPPSRPGGRRLPAPRRGVLAAVVAVLLVLGGGAGVWYINSGQFIRVPTVLGQTEAAAKQRLSAAGLDVEAVRKGFSDAYDRGTVMDVNPDPGQRIRHNGSVTLVISRGPEIVKVPELEGLKLADARNTLRKAGLAPGVITREFSDDAAQGTVIGSDPAAGTERRPDSAIALVVSKGSPVDVPDVTGESVEDATGTLEDAGLKVKVAPEQVHSPEDAGTVARQSPGEGGQAAKGDTITLTVSKGPRMVEVPDVTGDSLSDARRELEEAGFEVKVERAFPFLGDTVESQSVEGGGQAAEGSTITIRTKGL